The following coding sequences lie in one Capnocytophaga stomatis genomic window:
- a CDS encoding non-canonical purine NTP diphosphatase: MRKLVFATHNHNKMKEIQSLMPDDIQLLSLDDIDCFEDIEETESTIEGNAILKAKYIKKKYGYDVFADDTGLEVKVLAGQPGVYSARYAGNHKSDANNMRLLLQNMEGKTDREAQFKTVIALCLGDDTHVFEGIVKGTITNAPIGTNGFGYDPVFQPIGFSETFAQLPLTTKNEIGHRGKAFKELLDFLRKI; this comes from the coding sequence ATGCGTAAACTTGTTTTTGCTACACATAATCATAACAAAATGAAAGAGATACAATCTCTTATGCCTGATGATATTCAGCTTTTGAGCTTGGACGACATTGATTGCTTTGAAGATATTGAGGAAACGGAATCAACCATTGAAGGGAATGCGATTTTGAAGGCAAAATATATCAAAAAGAAATATGGTTATGATGTTTTTGCTGATGATACTGGTCTGGAAGTGAAAGTATTAGCTGGTCAGCCTGGGGTTTATTCGGCAAGGTATGCAGGAAATCACAAAAGTGATGCCAACAATATGCGATTACTTCTTCAAAATATGGAAGGAAAAACAGACAGGGAAGCCCAATTTAAAACGGTGATTGCCTTATGTTTAGGAGATGATACACACGTATTTGAGGGAATCGTAAAAGGAACGATTACTAACGCTCCAATAGGAACAAATGGCTTTGGTTATGACCCTGTTTTTCAGCCAATTGGTTTTTCGGAAACTTTTGCTCAACTTCCGCTTACTACTAAAAATGAAATAGGTCATCGGGGAAAAGCATTCAAGGAATTGCTCGATTTTTTGAGAAAAATATAA
- a CDS encoding 3'-5' exonuclease, translating into MSIFKIFQNKSKRNEIPLEEVRFVVFDTETTGFKFSTDRILSIGAVTVLNGRIDLKNSIEFFLEQEKSNPESIPIHGIIKNHKYSKLSEKEALIKFLEYTENAVLVGHHVGYDIKMINAALQRNELSPLKNKHLDTNYLFKKTKVINYLLKNDKNYSLDEICQELNITTHDRHNAAGDAFLTAIAFLKIVNKLKINTLGALLKL; encoded by the coding sequence ATGTCTATATTTAAAATATTTCAAAATAAATCAAAAAGAAATGAAATTCCTTTGGAGGAAGTTCGGTTTGTGGTTTTTGATACGGAAACCACAGGATTTAAATTTTCTACCGACAGAATATTATCCATAGGAGCTGTCACTGTTTTAAATGGTCGTATTGATTTGAAAAACAGCATTGAATTCTTTTTGGAGCAAGAAAAATCAAATCCGGAAAGCATTCCTATTCACGGCATTATAAAAAATCATAAATATTCAAAACTATCTGAAAAAGAGGCTCTTATTAAATTTTTAGAATATACAGAAAATGCCGTTTTGGTGGGGCATCACGTAGGATACGACATAAAAATGATAAATGCCGCATTACAGCGAAACGAATTATCTCCTCTGAAAAACAAACATTTAGATACTAATTATTTGTTTAAAAAAACGAAAGTAATCAATTATCTTTTGAAAAATGATAAAAATTATAGCTTGGATGAAATTTGCCAAGAATTGAACATAACAACCCACGACCGACATAATGCGGCAGGGGATGCTTTTTTAACGGCAATTGCTTTTTTGAAAATTGTAAATAAGCTGAAAATAAACACTTTAGGTGCTTTACTGAAATTATAG
- a CDS encoding ATP-dependent helicase — protein MEQYLSLLNDAQKAPVLQKDGPLMVIAGAGSGKTRVLTYRIANLMHLGVDAFNILALTFTNKAANEMKKRIAEIVGNSEAKNLWMGTFHSVFAKILRIEADKLGYPQNFTIYDTQDSQRLISAIIREMELDKDIYKYKQIQSRISSFKNSLITVRAYFNNPELMEADAMAKRPRMGEIYQNYVERCFKAGAMDFDDLLLKTNELLNMHPDVLAKYQNRFRYILVDEYQDTNHSQYLIVKALADRFQNICVVGDDAQSIYAFRGANINNILNFQRDYQNVQVYRLEQNYRSTKNIVEAANSVIEHNKTRLEKVVWTANELGEPVKIHRSATDSDEGRFVASSIFENKMLHQMQNGQFAVLYRTNSQSRAIEDALRKRDIPYRIYGGLSFYQRKEIKDMLAYLRLIVNPNDEEALIRIINFPARGIGSSTIEKLTLTANHYKKSIFDVMYNINRIEGLNIGAGIKQRLTEFVVMIRNFQEFSKQANAFDIAEQVARKTGLLQEFKKDGTPEGIAKMENIEEMLNGIKDFVEGQQDVADSTASLSEYLEDVSLATDMDKEIEDDDRVALMTIHLAKGLEFPYVYIVGMEEDLFPSGMSVHSRSELEEERRLFYVALTRAEKQAYLTYAESRYRWGKIVDSEPSRFIDEIDSKYVQYLTPPISNPNYRYKPLINRDIFGEVDKSKLRLQKPISSTPPTANAPTGEALQRLRKLKPINGTSSAVGSSSDSQLEVGMLVQHERFGRGKILSLEGAGNDKKAEINFEVGGIKKILLKFAKLTVI, from the coding sequence ATGGAACAATATTTATCACTACTCAACGATGCTCAAAAAGCTCCTGTACTTCAAAAAGATGGACCTTTAATGGTTATTGCGGGTGCAGGTTCCGGAAAAACGAGAGTACTAACCTATCGTATAGCCAATTTGATGCATTTGGGAGTTGATGCTTTCAATATCTTAGCTCTTACATTTACCAACAAGGCTGCCAACGAAATGAAAAAACGTATCGCAGAAATTGTAGGAAATAGTGAGGCTAAAAACCTGTGGATGGGAACTTTCCATTCGGTTTTTGCAAAAATTTTACGTATTGAAGCTGATAAATTAGGTTATCCGCAAAATTTCACCATTTACGATACACAAGATTCTCAGCGTCTGATAAGTGCAATCATTCGCGAGATGGAACTTGATAAGGATATTTATAAATACAAGCAAATCCAATCTCGTATTTCATCTTTTAAAAATAGTTTGATAACTGTTCGGGCGTATTTTAACAATCCTGAATTAATGGAAGCCGATGCAATGGCAAAACGCCCGCGAATGGGAGAAATTTATCAAAATTACGTGGAACGTTGCTTCAAAGCTGGAGCAATGGATTTTGATGATTTACTACTGAAAACCAATGAACTGCTAAATATGCATCCTGATGTTTTGGCTAAATATCAGAATCGCTTTCGGTACATTTTAGTAGATGAGTATCAGGACACTAACCATTCTCAATACTTAATTGTAAAGGCTTTGGCTGACCGCTTTCAAAATATTTGTGTTGTGGGCGATGACGCACAAAGTATTTATGCTTTTCGAGGAGCAAATATCAATAATATTCTGAATTTTCAACGGGACTATCAAAATGTTCAAGTATATCGACTGGAACAGAATTATCGTTCTACCAAAAATATCGTGGAAGCCGCAAATTCTGTCATCGAACACAACAAAACTCGCTTAGAAAAAGTGGTTTGGACAGCCAACGAATTGGGAGAACCTGTAAAAATACATCGCAGTGCAACCGATTCTGACGAGGGGCGATTCGTGGCAAGTTCCATTTTTGAAAATAAAATGTTACATCAAATGCAAAATGGGCAGTTTGCCGTGCTTTACCGAACCAATTCCCAATCTCGTGCCATTGAAGATGCTTTGCGAAAACGCGACATTCCTTACAGAATTTACGGTGGTTTGTCGTTCTATCAACGTAAAGAAATCAAAGATATGTTGGCTTATTTACGCCTGATTGTCAATCCAAATGATGAAGAAGCTCTCATTCGAATTATCAATTTTCCAGCAAGAGGAATCGGGAGTTCAACCATCGAAAAACTGACTCTGACAGCAAATCATTACAAAAAATCCATCTTTGATGTAATGTACAACATTAATCGAATTGAAGGGTTAAACATCGGTGCTGGCATCAAACAGCGATTAACGGAATTTGTCGTAATGATTCGTAACTTTCAGGAATTCAGCAAACAAGCCAACGCTTTCGACATAGCTGAACAAGTAGCCCGAAAAACCGGACTATTACAAGAATTTAAAAAAGATGGAACTCCTGAAGGCATTGCTAAAATGGAAAATATCGAGGAAATGCTCAACGGAATCAAAGATTTTGTGGAAGGACAGCAGGATGTTGCCGATAGCACTGCCAGCCTTTCTGAATATCTGGAGGACGTTTCCTTGGCTACCGATATGGATAAAGAAATTGAAGACGATGACCGTGTAGCTCTAATGACGATTCACCTTGCAAAAGGACTGGAATTCCCTTATGTGTACATCGTTGGGATGGAAGAAGATTTGTTTCCGTCTGGGATGAGCGTGCATTCTCGTTCGGAACTAGAGGAAGAACGCCGACTTTTTTACGTTGCCTTAACAAGAGCCGAAAAACAAGCATATCTGACTTATGCCGAAAGCCGTTACCGATGGGGCAAAATAGTTGATAGTGAGCCAAGTCGCTTCATTGATGAAATTGATTCAAAATATGTGCAATATTTAACTCCTCCTATTAGCAACCCAAATTATCGATATAAACCATTGATTAACAGAGATATTTTTGGAGAAGTAGATAAAAGCAAATTACGTTTACAAAAGCCAATAAGTTCAACGCCTCCAACAGCCAATGCCCCAACAGGAGAGGCTTTACAACGATTGCGAAAATTAAAACCAATTAATGGAACTTCATCAGCGGTGGGTTCAAGCTCTGATTCGCAATTAGAAGTAGGAATGTTAGTGCAGCACGAGCGTTTTGGACGCGGAAAAATATTATCTTTGGAAGGGGCTGGAAATGACAAAAAAGCCGAAATCAATTTTGAAGTAGGCGGAATCAAAAAGATTTTATTGAAGTTTGCCAAACTTACCGTAATTTAA
- a CDS encoding PAS domain-containing protein, with the protein MIKQSICKPIPVDQEVVWDKTKTIVSTTDKFGTIIDVNQTFLDVCGYSIEEVLGQPHNIIRHPDSPKILFKILWENILAGRNFHVILKNISKSGKYYWVITDFEVNRNTEGEIISFSARRRAVAENVINEHIVPLYETLLKLEKIGGTDLSNRYFKGFLDKQGKSYVEYIMDIVGEDTTAKVAQVVANYKKPDDEIMPLKEISDDIFNEEKSEDTRRRNFFTRLFSIN; encoded by the coding sequence ATGATAAAGCAATCTATCTGTAAGCCGATTCCCGTTGATCAAGAAGTTGTTTGGGACAAGACAAAAACTATTGTTTCTACTACTGACAAATTTGGGACTATTATTGATGTCAATCAAACATTTTTAGATGTTTGTGGATATTCAATTGAAGAAGTATTAGGACAGCCGCATAATATCATTCGGCATCCTGACTCTCCTAAGATTCTTTTTAAGATTCTTTGGGAGAATATTCTCGCAGGAAGAAATTTTCACGTAATTCTTAAAAACATTTCAAAATCAGGAAAGTACTATTGGGTAATCACTGATTTTGAAGTAAATAGAAATACTGAAGGAGAAATTATTTCTTTTTCTGCAAGAAGGAGAGCTGTGGCAGAAAATGTTATTAATGAACATATTGTGCCTCTTTATGAAACGCTTCTAAAGCTGGAAAAGATTGGTGGAACGGACTTAAGTAATCGTTACTTCAAAGGATTTCTGGACAAGCAAGGAAAATCGTATGTTGAGTACATAATGGATATTGTGGGCGAGGACACAACGGCAAAAGTTGCTCAAGTTGTTGCCAATTACAAAAAACCTGACGATGAAATTATGCCTCTTAAAGAAATTTCTGATGATATTTTTAACGAGGAAAAAAGTGAAGATACGAGACGCAGAAATTTTTTCACTCGGTTATTTTCAATAAATTAG
- a CDS encoding IS5 family transposase encodes MSKDIIKKWIISHLSIGKRGFKTKFDLSLIFLLIVKRLKTGCQWRELPVEVYFKDQKISYQTVYYYFNKWSKDGSFKRIWLNLLLENRRKLDLSSVQLDGSHTRCRMGGQSVGYQLRKKSKTTNSIFLCDNLGQILAMGSPKSGNHHDLNNIDFILKEILNLLEEAKIEHKGLFVNADAGFDSRDLKSFLQEKEIIPNIKQNPRNGQNENIYFDEELYKNRFKIERSFAWLDGFKGLIIRYETLNTTWMAMLYLGIILTFIRKV; translated from the coding sequence TTGAGCAAAGATATAATAAAAAAATGGATTATTTCCCATTTGAGTATTGGAAAAAGAGGATTTAAAACAAAATTTGATTTATCATTAATTTTTCTTCTGATAGTCAAACGATTAAAAACAGGTTGCCAGTGGAGGGAACTTCCGGTAGAAGTGTATTTTAAAGACCAAAAAATAAGCTATCAAACAGTCTATTATTATTTCAATAAATGGAGTAAAGATGGTAGTTTTAAGCGAATTTGGCTTAATTTGTTGCTTGAGAATCGGAGAAAATTAGATTTATCAAGCGTCCAACTTGATGGTAGTCATACTCGATGTCGAATGGGAGGACAATCTGTTGGTTATCAGTTAAGAAAAAAGTCAAAGACCACGAATTCTATCTTTCTGTGTGATAATTTGGGGCAAATTTTAGCAATGGGTAGTCCAAAATCCGGTAATCATCACGATTTGAATAATATAGACTTTATTTTAAAAGAGATTTTGAATCTTTTGGAGGAAGCGAAAATAGAGCATAAAGGCTTGTTTGTCAATGCAGATGCAGGTTTTGATAGCCGAGACTTAAAAAGTTTTTTACAGGAAAAAGAAATAATACCTAATATCAAACAAAATCCCAGAAATGGACAAAATGAAAATATTTATTTTGACGAAGAATTATATAAAAATCGGTTTAAAATAGAGAGAAGTTTTGCGTGGCTTGATGGTTTTAAAGGATTGATTATAAGATATGAAACCCTAAACACAACTTGGATGGCTATGTTGTATCTAGGGATTATACTAACATTTATTCGAAAAGTTTAA
- a CDS encoding Dps family protein, producing MSYNALGLEKSKVENVASELNVLLANFQTYYQNLRGVHWNIKGKRFFELHVKFEELYNAAQLHVDEIAERILTLGFTPFHTFEEYVKNSKVPVGHNVFNDDETVRLIMDSISELLKIERNLLNTADEANDEGTIALIGELIADQEKNIWMLKAYLNETI from the coding sequence ATGAGTTATAATGCATTAGGACTTGAAAAGTCAAAAGTAGAAAATGTAGCAAGTGAATTGAATGTTCTTTTAGCAAACTTTCAAACTTACTATCAGAATTTGAGAGGCGTACATTGGAACATCAAAGGAAAGCGTTTCTTTGAACTTCACGTAAAATTTGAAGAACTTTACAACGCTGCTCAACTTCACGTTGATGAAATAGCAGAGCGTATTTTAACATTAGGGTTTACTCCTTTCCACACATTCGAAGAATATGTAAAAAATTCAAAAGTACCTGTTGGGCATAATGTTTTTAATGATGATGAAACTGTTCGGTTAATTATGGATAGCATTTCTGAACTTCTTAAAATAGAACGTAACTTGCTCAACACAGCCGATGAAGCTAATGATGAAGGAACTATCGCCTTGATTGGGGAGCTAATAGCAGACCAAGAGAAGAATATCTGGATGCTGAAAGCATATTTGAATGAAACTATATAA
- a CDS encoding LptF/LptG family permease, whose product MKILDWYILKRYLMTFSMLMLLFVPIGIVVDLSEKVDKMIDRKAPIDEVLMYYGSFSIYFANILFPILLFLSIIWFTSKLANNTEIIAILSSGISFNRFLRPFFIGASVVSVVVFFMGMFIVPAASKYYNEFYNKYLQGKSVTSVTDLYNQFSENDYLYVSSFNYEEKMGYNFSVEHFDGIHLKEKIMAQSIKWIENDSVKTYRLTDYVKRTVGENEDIIERKQTLDTLFTFEVDDLMPVEYAAESKNIFELNKFIERERMKGSPNLNLYLLVKYRRWGLMITAFILTIIGVAVSSVKRRGGMGINLAFGIVIGFVFVFFDRIFGTLAETSGLSPLIAVAIPNVIFFILAVYLLKSTRR is encoded by the coding sequence ATGAAAATACTGGATTGGTACATATTAAAGAGGTATTTGATGACATTTTCAATGTTAATGTTGCTTTTCGTACCTATTGGAATTGTTGTGGATTTATCGGAAAAAGTTGATAAAATGATTGACCGAAAGGCTCCCATTGACGAAGTGTTGATGTATTACGGGTCTTTTTCAATTTATTTTGCGAATATTCTATTTCCAATTCTGTTATTTTTATCCATCATATGGTTTACATCAAAATTGGCTAACAACACGGAAATCATCGCTATTTTAAGTTCGGGGATTTCTTTCAATCGTTTTTTGCGTCCTTTCTTTATTGGGGCGTCTGTGGTTTCGGTTGTGGTATTCTTTATGGGAATGTTCATAGTTCCGGCAGCAAGTAAATACTATAATGAATTCTATAACAAATACTTGCAAGGAAAATCCGTAACAAGTGTAACCGATTTGTATAATCAGTTCTCGGAAAATGATTATCTCTACGTCAGTTCTTTCAATTATGAAGAAAAAATGGGATATAATTTTTCAGTTGAGCATTTTGATGGAATTCATTTAAAGGAAAAAATAATGGCTCAATCTATAAAATGGATTGAAAATGACAGTGTAAAAACCTATCGATTAACCGATTATGTAAAACGAACTGTTGGTGAAAATGAAGATATTATTGAAAGAAAACAAACATTGGACACGCTTTTCACTTTCGAAGTTGATGATTTAATGCCGGTGGAATATGCCGCCGAAAGCAAAAATATTTTTGAATTAAACAAATTCATCGAACGCGAGAGAATGAAAGGTTCGCCCAACTTAAATCTCTATCTTTTAGTGAAATACCGTCGTTGGGGGCTAATGATTACTGCATTTATTTTAACTATCATAGGTGTTGCGGTTTCTTCCGTAAAACGACGAGGAGGAATGGGAATAAATTTAGCTTTCGGAATTGTTATAGGATTTGTTTTTGTGTTTTTTGACCGTATTTTCGGAACTCTTGCTGAAACTTCGGGGTTATCTCCCCTAATAGCAGTGGCTATCCCAAATGTTATATTTTTCATTTTAGCTGTATACTTATTGAAATCTACCAGAAGATAG
- a CDS encoding DUF6678 family protein, whose translation MKTKTPYDIYQKRLDKEISCRASFMNDTKWHKLFEELSVCRFSINGSKIKFLLEDKIYDFSIGYIGENYMDTIFGVFSFKEIEWIFIPRKFEIERFNRQEKLTS comes from the coding sequence ATGAAAACAAAAACGCCTTACGACATCTATCAAAAAAGGCTTGATAAAGAAATTTCTTGTCGGGCATCTTTTATGAACGACACTAAATGGCACAAATTATTTGAGGAACTTTCAGTTTGCAGATTTTCGATAAACGGAAGCAAAATCAAATTTTTATTAGAGGATAAAATTTATGATTTTAGCATCGGATATATTGGAGAAAATTATATGGATACTATTTTTGGGGTATTCTCCTTTAAGGAAATTGAATGGATTTTTATTCCTCGAAAATTTGAAATAGAGAGATTTAACAGACAAGAAAAGCTAACTTCTTAA
- the tgt gene encoding tRNA guanosine(34) transglycosylase Tgt produces the protein MQFELLKTDPHTKARAGKITTDHGVIETPIFMPVGTVASVKGVHQRELKEDINPDIILGNTYHLYLRPTTHILEQAGGLHKFMNWDRNILTDSGGYQVYSLSDTRKIKEEGVKFKSHIDGSYHFFSPENVMETQRSIGADIIMAFDECTPYPCDYQYAKKSMHMTHRWLDRCISHLEKVPPKYGYSQSLFPIVQGSVYKDLRQQSAEYIASKGADGNAIGGLSVGEPAEDMYEMTDLVCDILPKDKPRYLMGVGTPINILENIALGVDMFDCVMPTRNARNGMLFTSQGIINIKNKKWENDFSPIDPDGHTYVDTYYTKAYLRHLFAANEFLGKQIASIHNLGFYLWLVREARRRILAGDFPIWKENMVKQMANRL, from the coding sequence ATGCAATTTGAATTATTAAAAACAGACCCACATACTAAAGCTCGTGCCGGAAAAATCACAACAGACCACGGAGTAATTGAAACTCCGATATTTATGCCCGTTGGAACGGTCGCATCGGTTAAAGGTGTTCATCAGCGGGAACTCAAAGAAGACATCAATCCTGATATTATTTTAGGAAATACTTACCATTTATATCTGCGTCCTACCACACATATTTTGGAACAAGCAGGAGGACTTCACAAATTTATGAATTGGGACAGAAATATCCTTACCGATAGTGGTGGTTATCAGGTATATTCACTTTCCGATACGCGAAAAATTAAGGAAGAAGGTGTTAAATTCAAAAGCCATATTGACGGTTCATATCACTTCTTTTCACCTGAAAATGTGATGGAAACACAACGAAGCATCGGGGCGGATATCATAATGGCTTTTGACGAATGCACTCCATATCCTTGTGATTATCAATATGCTAAAAAATCGATGCATATGACGCATCGTTGGCTCGACCGCTGTATTTCACATTTGGAAAAAGTTCCGCCAAAGTACGGTTATTCGCAATCGCTTTTCCCAATTGTTCAAGGTTCGGTGTACAAAGATTTACGTCAGCAATCGGCTGAATACATTGCCTCCAAGGGAGCTGACGGGAACGCCATCGGAGGGCTTTCCGTGGGTGAACCCGCTGAAGATATGTACGAGATGACAGATTTGGTTTGTGACATCTTACCAAAGGATAAACCACGCTACTTGATGGGAGTTGGAACACCTATTAACATACTGGAAAACATTGCTTTAGGAGTAGATATGTTCGATTGTGTAATGCCAACACGAAATGCCCGTAACGGAATGCTTTTCACCTCGCAAGGAATCATTAATATCAAAAATAAAAAATGGGAAAATGATTTTTCACCCATTGACCCTGACGGACATACGTACGTAGATACCTATTACACAAAGGCTTACTTACGTCATCTATTCGCAGCTAATGAATTTTTAGGCAAGCAAATCGCTTCTATTCACAATTTAGGGTTCTATTTGTGGTTAGTTCGTGAGGCTCGAAGACGTATTTTGGCTGGCGATTTTCCTATTTGGAAAGAAAATATGGTAAAACAAATGGCTAATCGTCTGTAA
- a CDS encoding SPOR domain-containing protein: protein MKYLLLITSIWTMLSVYSYSQTPSQEFNIRYETSVRGEMKIIGNNIVNRQDRRNSANVPFDDRSNKVKMNDELDMQYIDIDDNPDTFSSSSASFSFEDKENAKVIYAGLYWTATYPYALGVLKGKNYKAKKSNREFADNVLIKIPSSEKYLSVKGELIFDGIEDSSLEGVAPYVYYADVSQLLTESSMVEGEYTVANIRAANGHIAGGVAAGWALVLVYESLESSEKKIITYDGFSIINNKPKTFNFSGFLTPKENAFHTKVLGAVLEGDFSIAGDKVMIYNPITEVSLDLETETRSPRNFFNSGITENNTFVTSRNPASKNTLGFDIFSFDIPNENQLLIPNGTSSLDLTFTRSADQYYLFLTALQIENIRKEMDENQFSETDSENSNFKYYVVVGVYINHHNTLKQIEKLKKLGYEAHTIYNEDRNLNYIYIEKYDTYKEASLKAEEVKAIANIPDTWVLKMEDLSE from the coding sequence ATGAAATATTTACTACTCATAACTTCGATATGGACGATGCTCTCGGTTTATTCATACAGCCAAACGCCTTCTCAGGAATTCAACATTAGGTATGAAACTTCCGTGCGGGGAGAAATGAAAATAATAGGAAATAATATCGTTAATAGGCAAGACAGGCGAAATAGTGCAAACGTTCCTTTTGATGACCGTTCCAACAAGGTGAAAATGAACGATGAGCTTGATATGCAATACATTGATATTGATGATAATCCGGATACGTTTTCTTCAAGTAGTGCAAGTTTTTCCTTTGAAGATAAAGAAAATGCAAAAGTGATTTACGCCGGACTTTATTGGACGGCAACCTATCCGTATGCTTTAGGAGTGCTTAAAGGGAAAAATTACAAAGCTAAAAAATCAAATCGTGAATTTGCTGATAATGTGCTGATTAAAATTCCGTCAAGCGAGAAATATCTATCAGTAAAAGGAGAACTTATTTTCGATGGAATTGAGGATTCCTCATTGGAAGGAGTGGCTCCGTACGTTTACTATGCTGATGTATCTCAATTACTTACAGAATCTTCAATGGTAGAAGGAGAATACACGGTGGCTAATATAAGAGCTGCAAATGGTCATATTGCGGGAGGCGTTGCGGCAGGTTGGGCTTTGGTACTGGTTTATGAGAGTTTGGAAAGTAGTGAGAAAAAAATCATAACCTATGATGGCTTTTCAATTATTAATAATAAGCCTAAAACGTTTAATTTCAGCGGATTTTTAACTCCAAAAGAAAATGCTTTTCACACTAAAGTTTTGGGAGCTGTGTTAGAAGGTGATTTTAGTATAGCAGGAGATAAAGTTATGATTTACAATCCGATAACTGAAGTTTCTTTGGATTTGGAAACAGAAACTCGTTCTCCGAGAAATTTCTTCAATAGTGGAATTACGGAAAATAATACTTTTGTAACAAGCAGAAATCCGGCAAGTAAAAATACGTTAGGTTTTGATATTTTTAGTTTTGATATTCCTAATGAAAATCAATTACTTATCCCGAATGGAACAAGTTCATTGGATTTGACGTTCACACGAAGTGCAGACCAGTATTATCTGTTTCTCACTGCATTACAAATAGAAAATATTCGCAAAGAAATGGACGAGAATCAATTTTCGGAAACAGATTCAGAAAATTCCAATTTTAAATATTATGTGGTTGTGGGAGTGTATATAAATCATCATAATACGCTGAAACAAATAGAAAAACTTAAAAAATTAGGATACGAAGCACATACAATTTATAATGAAGACCGAAATCTCAACTATATTTATATTGAAAAATATGACACTTACAAGGAAGCTTCGTTAAAAGCAGAGGAAGTTAAAGCGATAGCCAATATCCCTGATACTTGGGTGCTAAAAATGGAAGATTTATCAGAATAA
- a CDS encoding 7-carboxy-7-deazaguanine synthase QueE → MLDKETQKAVEKGEMLPLMEAFYTIQGEGYHKGSAAYFIRVGGCDVGCHWCDVKESWDAEKHPPTHIDTIVSEAVKYSKTIVITGGEPLMWNMFPLTEKLKENGVKTHIETSGSHPLTGVWDWICLSPKKMKLPTPEIFKEADELKIIVYNNHDFIFAEEMASKVSDKCILYLQPEWSRREKVIPEIVDFVMKNPKWKVSLQTHKYLNIP, encoded by the coding sequence ATGTTAGATAAAGAAACACAAAAAGCTGTGGAAAAAGGAGAAATGCTTCCGTTGATGGAGGCATTTTATACGATTCAAGGGGAGGGATACCATAAAGGGTCAGCTGCTTATTTTATTCGTGTAGGAGGCTGTGATGTAGGTTGTCACTGGTGCGATGTCAAAGAAAGTTGGGATGCCGAAAAACATCCTCCAACGCATATAGATACAATTGTAAGTGAGGCTGTCAAATACTCCAAAACGATTGTAATTACTGGAGGAGAACCACTAATGTGGAATATGTTTCCTTTAACTGAAAAACTAAAAGAGAATGGAGTAAAAACACATATTGAAACATCTGGTTCTCATCCGCTTACAGGCGTTTGGGATTGGATTTGTTTGTCGCCTAAGAAAATGAAATTGCCAACTCCTGAAATTTTTAAAGAAGCTGATGAATTGAAGATAATTGTTTACAATAATCACGATTTTATTTTTGCTGAAGAAATGGCTTCAAAAGTGTCGGATAAATGTATTTTGTATTTGCAACCGGAGTGGAGTAGACGCGAAAAAGTGATTCCCGAGATTGTGGATTTTGTGATGAAAAATCCTAAGTGGAAAGTTTCTCTTCAAACACATAAATATTTAAATATTCCTTAG